One part of the Treponema sp. OMZ 787 genome encodes these proteins:
- the flcA gene encoding periplasmic flagellar collar protein FlcA — MPSIKELEKFKNQLLTIANEPEITAKWGERREDLPLPDEMPVPDVNVDDLLGFNDEDKISSEQEQDDSLGFDSADDFSADYDKEGETSQDFDEMLSGLDLENTGSLDDIDSLDDGGLDVPEALLSGFGDMIEEARSEDGGAEDIFPDFDSDFAMQELESAENENLGIENTADLDAFNEKEIDLSTEDFSDIGEVEPLEDENTSFEPADLGITASDDTDNDVDELESIDLSPEEEGFGGMDFPPLSNDPGSIDMSPEIEDLENLDLSTEEEGIGLSPLSNDPGSIDMSPDIDELEGIDISPEEDELDNIDMSSEIDELESMDLEPEDGGLESMDLSPEADELESIDLSPIPDETGSIDLSTEQDEEDFSSFSGSPEALEASFDEPLPEEEFQDSEEPSQAQEEASAQGGGFTDIDIPEIDEHTAFAIDDNVLNTEMGGGMDDFSVPESFIQFSPDKNFKFFESKKQIDEEDYDGKIPLSISEEDYDYLIERVSSFPLNLRIELEDYLVNADDSELNKMEIVHLIINDVSLKKIVSKLEGILDKSIPIPRGFDKKSYEEYEKEKRTFKYRFIHKILPAAILTAVALGFIFSIFVLVWQFIYKPIVAEGLYKEGMTHIESAQYSKAITSFDEAGTYKKKRKWYFKFANAFREKKQFLSAETIYERLLFDFNHDRQGGIEYADMLGTDLRNYEKAEKILRRGVLDYHINDQSALLALGDIYLDWADEDPEKYEDARKTYVGLINLYGVKDVFSGRMMRYFIRTDNLAEVLPLKDHFLNKKLPDEDLIELSGYLLEKRYEPKPTDSENLIGKIEDLRELLEKSIKKRPDSPEANYNMGRFFLHNQKNEAAKDYLITAINIYEDSIKMTPKRTIRQIDAMRLYGELLAEDKMYNEAQEIYARALAKYETYTSQKGMYPSNVVGKLYANYGDISYFIAGDYDEALDAYENAVRELNDSPSIQYRMGYIHYQKENYSDAMKAMTLAYSEKPNDRNLLYGFGNVLFKYTNYFAAQAYYERLMELLDAEKVRKGIIFPQTRVDHAEFVEDYMHTSNNLAVVLNRIAVQNGDSNKNGRALSLLGESTRAWDALNRNPETMIRAKTINLAYANIQNMVKPRSAFVPEIYSDIPKTLENEKILQQTEDR; from the coding sequence ATGCCTAGTATAAAAGAGCTTGAAAAATTTAAGAATCAACTTCTCACAATAGCAAACGAACCCGAAATCACGGCTAAATGGGGTGAAAGGCGTGAAGATCTGCCTCTGCCTGACGAAATGCCTGTTCCTGATGTAAATGTGGATGACTTATTAGGTTTTAATGATGAAGATAAAATTTCATCTGAACAAGAACAGGATGATTCTTTGGGCTTTGATTCGGCTGATGATTTTTCGGCCGACTATGATAAAGAAGGCGAAACCTCCCAAGACTTTGACGAAATGCTTTCCGGATTAGACCTTGAAAACACGGGCTCATTGGATGACATCGACAGTTTAGATGACGGCGGGCTTGATGTACCCGAAGCCTTACTTTCAGGCTTTGGAGATATGATTGAAGAAGCAAGAAGCGAAGACGGCGGAGCAGAAGATATTTTTCCCGACTTTGATTCAGACTTTGCTATGCAGGAGCTGGAATCAGCAGAAAACGAAAACCTCGGCATAGAAAACACAGCCGATTTAGATGCTTTTAATGAAAAAGAAATAGACCTTTCAACCGAAGACTTCTCAGACATTGGGGAAGTAGAACCTTTGGAGGATGAAAACACCTCTTTTGAGCCTGCCGACTTAGGCATAACAGCCTCGGATGATACCGATAATGATGTAGACGAACTTGAAAGCATAGATCTTTCGCCCGAGGAAGAAGGGTTTGGCGGCATGGACTTTCCACCCTTATCAAATGATCCCGGCAGCATTGATATGTCCCCCGAAATAGAAGATCTTGAAAATCTTGACCTATCTACTGAGGAGGAAGGCATAGGTCTCTCGCCTCTATCCAATGACCCGGGCAGCATAGATATGTCGCCCGATATAGATGAACTTGAAGGTATAGATATATCGCCTGAAGAAGACGAGCTTGACAACATAGATATGTCTTCAGAAATAGACGAACTTGAGAGCATGGACCTTGAACCCGAAGACGGCGGTCTCGAAAGTATGGATCTATCCCCTGAAGCCGACGAACTTGAAAGCATTGATCTTTCTCCCATCCCCGACGAGACCGGCAGCATAGACTTATCAACCGAACAAGATGAAGAAGACTTTTCAAGCTTTTCCGGATCTCCGGAAGCATTGGAAGCCTCCTTTGACGAGCCCTTGCCGGAAGAAGAATTTCAAGATTCGGAAGAACCGAGTCAGGCCCAAGAAGAAGCCTCAGCGCAGGGAGGAGGCTTTACCGATATTGACATCCCTGAAATAGATGAACACACAGCCTTTGCAATAGACGACAATGTTCTAAATACGGAAATGGGCGGAGGAATGGATGATTTTTCAGTTCCGGAAAGTTTTATTCAGTTTTCGCCCGATAAGAATTTTAAATTTTTTGAATCAAAAAAACAAATAGATGAAGAAGACTATGACGGCAAAATTCCTCTTTCAATTTCGGAAGAAGATTATGACTACCTGATAGAGAGAGTTTCTTCATTCCCCCTAAATTTAAGAATAGAACTTGAAGACTATCTTGTAAATGCGGATGACTCCGAATTAAACAAGATGGAAATCGTTCATTTAATTATCAACGATGTTTCTTTAAAAAAGATAGTAAGCAAATTAGAAGGTATCTTAGATAAGTCCATCCCCATTCCTCGAGGCTTCGATAAAAAATCCTATGAAGAATACGAAAAAGAAAAACGAACATTTAAGTACCGCTTTATACATAAGATATTGCCCGCAGCAATTTTAACGGCAGTAGCACTGGGCTTTATATTTTCTATTTTTGTTTTGGTATGGCAATTTATATACAAACCTATCGTTGCCGAAGGCTTATACAAAGAAGGCATGACCCATATCGAATCAGCTCAATACAGCAAAGCGATCACCAGCTTTGATGAAGCAGGAACCTATAAGAAAAAGAGAAAATGGTATTTTAAATTTGCAAATGCCTTCCGCGAAAAAAAGCAATTCCTATCAGCAGAAACAATTTACGAGAGGCTTTTATTTGACTTTAACCATGACCGCCAAGGCGGAATCGAATATGCGGATATGCTCGGCACCGATTTACGCAATTATGAAAAAGCCGAAAAAATTTTAAGGCGTGGAGTTCTCGATTATCACATAAACGATCAAAGTGCTCTTTTAGCCTTGGGAGATATTTACTTGGACTGGGCAGACGAAGATCCTGAAAAATATGAAGATGCACGCAAAACATATGTCGGGCTTATAAACCTTTACGGTGTAAAGGATGTATTTTCAGGACGAATGATGCGTTATTTTATCCGGACGGATAATTTGGCTGAAGTGCTTCCTCTAAAAGATCATTTTTTAAACAAAAAACTGCCCGATGAAGATTTGATAGAGCTTAGCGGCTATCTTCTCGAAAAAAGATATGAACCCAAGCCTACCGATTCAGAAAATTTGATAGGAAAAATAGAAGACCTGCGGGAACTCTTGGAAAAATCCATAAAAAAACGCCCTGACAGTCCTGAGGCAAATTATAATATGGGCCGCTTTTTCTTGCATAACCAAAAAAATGAGGCAGCCAAGGATTACCTTATCACCGCAATCAACATTTATGAAGACAGCATAAAAATGACACCTAAACGGACCATAAGGCAGATAGATGCAATGCGGCTTTATGGAGAACTGCTTGCAGAAGATAAGATGTATAACGAGGCTCAGGAAATATATGCAAGGGCTCTTGCAAAATACGAAACTTATACTTCCCAAAAAGGCATGTATCCTTCTAATGTTGTGGGAAAACTTTACGCAAACTATGGGGATATTTCTTATTTTATCGCCGGAGACTATGATGAAGCACTGGATGCCTACGAAAATGCTGTTCGGGAATTAAACGATAGTCCTTCAATCCAATACAGGATGGGATACATTCACTATCAAAAAGAAAACTACTCCGATGCAATGAAGGCTATGACCCTCGCTTACAGCGAAAAACCGAATGACAGAAACCTATTGTACGGATTCGGCAATGTTCTATTTAAATACACAAATTATTTTGCGGCCCAAGCATACTATGAAAGGTTGATGGAATTATTGGATGCCGAAAAAGTACGCAAGGGAATTATTTTTCCGCAAACACGAGTTGATCATGCAGAATTTGTAGAAGACTACATGCACACCTCAAATAACCTTGCCGTAGTTCTAAACAGGATAGCCGTTCAAAACGGTGACTCAAACAAAAACGGAAGGGCACTATCCTTACTTGGAGAATCGACAAGAGCTTGGGATGCTTTGAACAGAAACCCTGAAACGATGATTCGGGCAAAAACCATAAACCTGGCTTATGCAAACATTCAAAACATGGTAAAACCACGCTCGGCTTTTGTACCCGAAATTTACAGCGATATACCTAAAACCCTTGAAAACGAAAAAATTCTACAGCAAACAGAAGATAGATAG
- a CDS encoding DUF4912 domain-containing protein yields the protein MNLSKSYLQSVSTDELLQIADDYGIFVTKCRDRNLIIDELLEINEEADLVHHKTSKNHNEDLVLDDDADDKDNTGLTLSYNKTEIHVLLRDPMWAFAFWDFYKPEFLRAVNDPDFDSFFLRVNLFSEDNLSEAYDSFDIDVTDCDRSRYFYLSFNDAVTKVELCSRKIDGDISVLAGSNFIRLKRENIPNNLCVLDNDVSSPLYLSGISLLKKHHFKNYRQAFREKEESKIERL from the coding sequence GTGAATTTATCTAAAAGTTATTTACAATCCGTTTCAACGGATGAGCTTTTACAAATTGCCGATGATTATGGCATATTTGTAACGAAGTGTAGAGATAGAAATTTAATAATTGATGAGCTTCTTGAAATCAATGAAGAGGCAGATTTGGTGCATCACAAAACTTCAAAAAACCATAATGAGGATTTGGTTTTAGATGATGATGCTGATGATAAAGATAATACGGGCTTAACGCTGTCCTACAACAAGACCGAAATTCATGTCCTTCTAAGAGATCCTATGTGGGCCTTTGCTTTTTGGGATTTTTATAAACCGGAGTTTTTGCGTGCAGTTAATGATCCCGATTTTGATTCTTTCTTTTTAAGAGTTAATTTATTTTCTGAAGATAATCTATCCGAGGCGTATGATTCCTTTGATATTGATGTTACCGATTGCGATAGGAGCAGATATTTTTATCTTTCTTTTAATGATGCGGTTACAAAGGTAGAACTATGTTCACGCAAAATAGACGGAGATATTTCTGTGTTAGCTGGGTCTAATTTTATAAGGCTTAAACGAGAAAATATTCCAAATAATTTATGTGTGCTCGATAATGATGTAAGTTCGCCCTTATATCTTTCAGGAATTTCCTTATTAAAAAAACATCATTTTAAAAATTACCGCCAAGCCTTTAGAGAAAAAGAGGAGTCAAAAATTGAAAGATTATAA
- a CDS encoding glycoside hydrolase family 57 protein: MKDYKLLFILDAHLPYVRNEVEQGFIEEDWLFDALSYLYLPVLKMFSNLQKENIPFKIGVVFEPALCDMLSDKVLQDRYRQNVQRKIEFAKKELERFEDCAETKRLIQYNLKRFNDDKRIFEDCGGNILKQFDSLARKGYVELLATAATNSYLPFFLNMPEAISAQIEMGQINYRKHFSAVPSGFWIPSLAYFDGLDDIIRSYGYDYTVVAPEGFLLSEKIPPAGVFSAAASKNGLKFLACDLSACNSLYDETHGFPQNKIYIDVENDVGFKLSEEYLASVFDTSKGRRAIGFRYWSREEEETPYDIHGAHARIWTDAEAYVNSRAEALKSVKETKTCEVPFSLLIISSDFFGKKWCEGLIWLERVFRLINDNEDLESILPSTAANLSKQLYTIKPFFSSFLRSGYAAELLTKDNDWMYRYILKITERMIGLVEMFPADGSLKERVLNAAAREVLLLQSLYWPIYINDPQLRDFAKRRFIEHVNSFTAAYEALGADSPDAKCLSERESKYPVFKDINYRIFSRKK; the protein is encoded by the coding sequence TTGAAAGATTATAAACTGCTTTTTATTTTGGATGCCCATTTGCCTTATGTCCGCAATGAAGTTGAGCAGGGCTTTATAGAAGAAGATTGGCTCTTTGATGCTTTGTCATATCTTTATCTGCCTGTACTAAAAATGTTTTCTAATTTGCAAAAAGAAAATATTCCGTTTAAGATAGGTGTAGTTTTTGAGCCTGCACTATGCGATATGCTTTCCGACAAGGTTTTACAGGATCGATACCGGCAAAATGTTCAGCGTAAAATTGAGTTTGCAAAAAAAGAACTTGAACGTTTTGAAGATTGTGCAGAAACAAAAAGACTCATTCAGTATAACTTAAAACGCTTTAATGATGATAAGAGAATCTTTGAAGATTGCGGAGGAAATATTTTAAAGCAGTTTGATTCCCTTGCCCGCAAAGGTTATGTAGAATTATTGGCAACGGCAGCAACAAATTCCTATCTACCGTTTTTTTTAAACATGCCTGAAGCCATCTCTGCACAGATAGAAATGGGACAGATAAATTACCGCAAGCATTTTAGTGCCGTGCCTTCAGGTTTTTGGATTCCTTCTCTGGCTTATTTTGACGGTCTTGATGACATTATAAGAAGTTACGGTTATGATTACACGGTTGTCGCTCCGGAAGGATTTTTGCTTTCCGAGAAGATTCCGCCTGCCGGTGTTTTTTCGGCAGCAGCTTCAAAAAACGGATTAAAATTTTTGGCCTGTGATCTTTCCGCTTGTAATTCTCTGTATGATGAGACCCACGGCTTTCCTCAAAATAAAATTTATATTGATGTAGAAAATGATGTCGGATTTAAACTGTCAGAAGAATATCTGGCTTCGGTTTTTGATACCTCAAAGGGAAGACGGGCAATAGGTTTCCGCTATTGGTCAAGGGAGGAAGAAGAAACACCATATGACATACATGGAGCCCATGCCCGGATCTGGACTGATGCCGAAGCCTATGTAAATTCTCGTGCAGAAGCTTTAAAATCCGTTAAAGAAACAAAGACTTGCGAAGTTCCATTTTCTCTTTTAATTATTTCTTCGGATTTTTTCGGCAAAAAATGGTGTGAGGGGCTTATATGGCTTGAGAGGGTTTTTAGGCTGATAAATGATAATGAAGATCTTGAGTCTATTTTGCCTTCTACAGCGGCTAATTTGTCCAAGCAGCTTTATACAATTAAACCATTCTTTTCTTCATTCTTGAGATCAGGTTATGCAGCCGAGCTTTTAACAAAAGATAATGATTGGATGTATCGGTATATCCTTAAAATTACGGAGAGAATGATAGGGCTGGTAGAAATGTTTCCGGCCGATGGAAGTTTAAAAGAGAGGGTTCTAAATGCTGCTGCAAGAGAGGTTCTTCTTTTACAATCTTTGTATTGGCCTATTTATATAAATGATCCCCAGCTTCGTGATTTTGCAAAAAGGCGTTTTATAGAACATGTTAATTCTTTTACGGCGGCTTATGAAGCTCTTGGTGCAGATTCTCCTGATGCAAAATGCCTTTCAGAGCGTGAAAGTAAGTATCCGGTTTTTAAAGATATAAATTACCGTATTTTTAGCCGTAAAAAATAA
- the alr gene encoding alanine racemase, which yields MRATKAIIHLDNLQYNIKEIKKRLNKHIKICLPVKADAYGHGAVRTAVAAIRAGVSYLAVASIQEAVELRDAGIVAPIISLSLPVLEEIPEMLKYDIEPLVIDEEFINDLNRFAKKLNKKAGVHLKIDTGMRRIGCSPMEAVKLAVQIDRAENLELKGVCTHFAVSDSTGDENVKFTKKQISVFKDSIKEIKKAGINPGLVHAANSGAVLQYPEAQFDMVRPGILVYGYTPSPALNSLIDLKPVMELVTQVVLIKKIEKNTSVSYDRCWTAEKETFVATLPIGYADGLMRSLTGLRVRIGKDFFPIIGRICMDQCMIDIGASPWVQRWDEVCIFGPVSKEHPKNNTAQDLAKIAGTIPYELTCDINKRVPRVYIDETIQ from the coding sequence ATGAGAGCGACAAAGGCTATTATCCATTTGGATAACTTACAATATAACATTAAAGAAATAAAAAAACGGCTTAACAAGCATATAAAGATTTGTCTTCCGGTTAAGGCAGATGCTTATGGTCATGGAGCTGTGCGTACGGCTGTTGCAGCAATAAGGGCAGGAGTTTCTTATTTAGCGGTTGCTTCTATTCAAGAAGCTGTAGAGTTAAGGGATGCCGGTATTGTAGCTCCGATTATTTCTTTAAGCCTTCCTGTACTTGAAGAAATTCCTGAGATGCTTAAATACGATATTGAACCATTGGTAATAGATGAAGAGTTTATAAACGATCTAAACCGCTTTGCAAAAAAACTAAATAAGAAGGCAGGGGTTCATCTTAAAATAGATACCGGAATGCGGAGGATAGGCTGTTCTCCTATGGAGGCCGTTAAACTTGCAGTTCAGATAGACCGTGCCGAAAATCTTGAGCTTAAAGGCGTTTGTACTCATTTTGCCGTTTCGGATTCTACCGGTGATGAAAATGTTAAATTTACAAAAAAACAGATTTCTGTTTTTAAGGATTCAATAAAGGAAATAAAAAAAGCCGGAATAAATCCCGGATTGGTTCACGCTGCAAACTCCGGGGCTGTTCTTCAATATCCCGAAGCTCAATTCGATATGGTGCGTCCGGGAATCTTGGTGTACGGTTATACTCCTTCTCCGGCTTTAAATTCTTTGATAGACTTAAAGCCCGTTATGGAGCTTGTTACTCAAGTTGTTCTTATCAAAAAAATTGAAAAGAACACAAGCGTTTCTTATGACAGGTGCTGGACAGCCGAAAAAGAAACATTTGTTGCAACCCTTCCAATAGGTTATGCTGACGGCCTTATGCGCTCCCTGACAGGTTTAAGGGTAAGAATAGGAAAAGACTTTTTTCCGATTATCGGACGAATCTGCATGGATCAATGTATGATAGATATAGGTGCTTCTCCCTGGGTTCAAAGATGGGATGAGGTTTGTATCTTCGGCCCTGTTTCAAAAGAGCATCCTAAAAATAATACGGCTCAAGATCTTGCAAAGATTGCCGGAACAATTCCTTATGAGTTGACATGCGATATAAATAAAAGAGTACCGCGTGTTTATATTGATGAAACCATACAATGA
- the ispH gene encoding 4-hydroxy-3-methylbut-2-enyl diphosphate reductase, with amino-acid sequence MIVKRAEVLGFCTGVRRAVEAVLKEVKENTQNKFSLYTFGPLIHNPPTMRLLKQMGVETIDAEKFTGDENYKDSVIVIRAHGVPPLKKEELQKSGAKIVDATCSRVKASQNLAGKHAENSFVILAGDKKHGELISIAGYAEGRCLIVQNAEEASSIDLPCSLYKKGSAVLIAQTTIKESEYEAIASALKKRISDLKVFNTICRATYDRQAALKKLTHEVDAVLIIGGKNSANTKRLYQTALDENKPAWLIEDASEIPEEIFSYSVVGLTAGASTPDFIIDEVEKKLLDSCRPVH; translated from the coding sequence ATGATTGTAAAGCGTGCGGAGGTTTTAGGTTTTTGTACAGGCGTACGCAGGGCTGTTGAAGCTGTTCTTAAAGAAGTAAAAGAAAATACTCAAAATAAATTTAGTCTTTACACATTTGGTCCGTTGATTCATAATCCGCCTACAATGCGGCTATTAAAACAAATGGGTGTTGAAACTATTGATGCCGAAAAATTTACGGGGGATGAAAATTATAAAGATTCCGTTATCGTAATAAGGGCTCATGGTGTTCCTCCTCTAAAAAAAGAGGAACTTCAAAAAAGCGGGGCCAAAATTGTAGATGCTACTTGTTCAAGAGTAAAGGCAAGCCAAAACCTTGCCGGAAAACATGCTGAAAATTCTTTTGTTATTTTAGCCGGAGATAAAAAGCACGGAGAGCTTATAAGCATTGCAGGCTATGCTGAAGGAAGATGTTTAATCGTTCAAAATGCCGAAGAAGCTTCTTCAATAGATTTGCCGTGTTCTCTGTACAAAAAAGGAAGTGCCGTTTTAATTGCTCAAACTACAATTAAGGAATCGGAGTATGAAGCAATTGCTTCCGCTTTAAAAAAAAGAATAAGCGATTTAAAAGTCTTTAACACAATTTGCCGTGCAACATATGATAGACAAGCAGCTCTAAAAAAATTGACCCATGAGGTTGATGCCGTTTTAATTATAGGCGGAAAAAATTCGGCAAACACAAAAAGGCTTTATCAAACTGCCTTAGACGAAAATAAACCGGCATGGTTAATCGAAGATGCTTCCGAAATACCGGAAGAGATTTTTTCTTATTCCGTAGTCGGTCTAACTGCCGGAGCTTCCACCCCCGATTTTATAATCGATGAGGTAGAAAAAAAACTACTGGATTCTTGCAGGCCGGTACATTAA
- a CDS encoding lipopolysaccharide assembly protein LapB, which produces MKKSIVLFFILLMSFRVFADYKSEYEKLLSVQNIEGIANLLPKWEKAEPKNPELYIAYVNYYLLKGQRSQHSLDTYKKDNSNSLALVDKKTNKIAGYLNNNIWYEKEDVDKALSYLEKGLKFGKNRLDMYFGRIHVLGLIGEYEKQSQRIIELLKLSKTINNKWLWSMNEPIPSSESERFFLISVNEYYKSLIQKSTPETLAAAEKACEVQLNLYPNNIEVHNYLSLAYIGQGKFKEALNVLLKADKFTNEDYVIIFNMARCYEGLKQYDKAKECYLRLKKNPDKRVQDMAEQQLSELKKITK; this is translated from the coding sequence ATGAAAAAAAGTATTGTATTATTTTTCATTCTATTGATGTCATTTCGGGTTTTTGCCGACTACAAATCCGAATATGAAAAGTTACTTTCGGTTCAAAATATTGAAGGTATTGCAAACCTTTTACCCAAATGGGAAAAGGCAGAGCCTAAAAACCCTGAGCTCTACATTGCCTATGTTAATTACTACCTGCTTAAAGGCCAGAGATCACAGCATTCATTGGACACCTATAAAAAGGATAATAGTAATTCGTTGGCACTGGTGGATAAAAAAACAAATAAAATTGCAGGTTATCTAAACAATAACATCTGGTACGAAAAAGAAGATGTTGATAAGGCTCTGTCATATTTGGAGAAGGGTTTAAAATTCGGGAAAAACCGATTGGATATGTATTTTGGAAGAATCCATGTTTTAGGTCTAATAGGAGAATATGAAAAGCAGTCGCAAAGGATTATTGAACTCTTAAAACTTTCCAAGACAATCAATAATAAATGGCTTTGGAGCATGAATGAGCCAATTCCATCATCAGAAAGTGAACGCTTTTTTTTAATTTCAGTAAACGAATATTACAAGTCATTGATTCAAAAAAGCACACCCGAAACTTTAGCTGCTGCGGAAAAAGCATGTGAAGTTCAATTAAATTTATACCCTAACAATATCGAAGTGCATAACTATTTGTCTTTGGCCTACATCGGCCAAGGGAAATTCAAAGAAGCTCTGAATGTGCTATTAAAAGCCGATAAATTTACAAATGAGGATTATGTAATTATTTTTAATATGGCCAGATGCTATGAGGGTTTAAAGCAATATGATAAGGCAAAAGAATGTTATCTTCGTCTTAAGAAAAATCCGGATAAACGGGTTCAAGATATGGCAGAACAGCAACTTTCAGAACTGAAAAAAATTACCAAATAG
- a CDS encoding ATP-binding protein — translation MDFSRKLPIGVQSFKVLRNDNYLYVDKTEYVYRLSSSGRVYFLSRPRRFGKSLFLSTLEAYFLGQKELFKGLAIEKLEEAEKGKREIWQEYPVLHLDLNLAKYETREDLESVLNNHLCRWEELYGSSNSENTLAERFFGIISRAYKKTGRQTVILIDEYDKPLLHTMWKDAELNEIYKTILKGFFGVIKTADQAIRFAFLTGVTKFSKVSIFSDLNNLNDISINPEFSAICGLTQKDLEDTFRPEIKALAERNELSHEDCLSELKKKYDGYCFSYGSETMYNPFSLLNVFFSKQFEDYWFATGTPTFLVNELKRADYNIPDLDGNVEMNSAFLSDYRAGADSIIPVLFQSGYLTIKGYDKEYKMYRLGFPNEEVRYGFLYNLLPEYSNINFTDTSFNVVQFTKDLRAGRVDEFMQRLKSIMASLPYDTVKKESGESISLREHNFQVCVYLIFALMGQFVEVETPSSTGRTDCVVKTEKTIYIFEFKLKESAESALKQIKEKNYAEKYKAGNKEIILIGVSFDPEEGTVKEWIKENIIFTPL, via the coding sequence ATGGATTTTAGTAGAAAACTGCCGATAGGTGTGCAGAGCTTTAAGGTATTGCGTAATGATAATTATCTCTATGTTGATAAGACCGAATATGTTTATAGGCTATCTTCTTCAGGCCGTGTCTACTTTTTAAGCCGTCCGCGCCGCTTCGGGAAAAGTCTTTTTCTTTCGACATTGGAGGCTTATTTTTTAGGTCAAAAAGAATTGTTTAAGGGCCTTGCTATTGAGAAGCTTGAAGAAGCTGAAAAAGGAAAAAGAGAAATCTGGCAAGAATACCCTGTCCTGCATTTGGACCTTAATCTTGCAAAATATGAAACAAGGGAAGATCTTGAAAGCGTTTTAAATAATCATCTTTGTAGGTGGGAAGAACTATACGGCAGCAGTAATTCTGAAAACACCCTTGCAGAGCGTTTTTTCGGAATCATAAGCCGGGCATACAAAAAAACCGGAAGACAGACCGTTATCCTCATCGACGAATACGATAAGCCCCTCCTTCACACCATGTGGAAGGATGCTGAACTGAATGAAATCTATAAGACTATCCTAAAAGGTTTTTTCGGGGTTATAAAAACTGCCGATCAAGCAATCCGTTTTGCTTTTTTAACGGGAGTTACAAAATTCAGTAAGGTAAGCATATTCAGCGATTTAAACAATCTAAACGACATAAGTATAAATCCTGAGTTTTCTGCTATTTGCGGATTAACTCAAAAAGACTTAGAGGACACTTTCCGGCCGGAAATAAAGGCTTTGGCCGAACGGAACGAGTTAAGCCACGAAGATTGTCTATCAGAATTAAAGAAAAAATATGACGGTTATTGTTTTTCATATGGAAGCGAAACAATGTATAACCCCTTTAGTTTGCTCAATGTATTTTTTTCAAAACAATTTGAAGACTATTGGTTTGCAACCGGTACTCCGACTTTTTTAGTAAACGAATTAAAACGAGCAGACTATAACATTCCCGACTTGGACGGAAATGTAGAGATGAATTCTGCCTTCTTATCGGATTATAGAGCGGGTGCGGATTCGATTATCCCGGTCTTATTTCAGTCGGGATACTTAACTATCAAGGGTTACGATAAAGAATACAAGATGTACAGGCTGGGTTTCCCGAATGAGGAAGTCCGCTACGGCTTTTTATATAATCTTTTACCCGAATATTCAAACATAAACTTTACCGATACCTCTTTTAATGTAGTTCAGTTTACAAAGGATTTAAGGGCCGGAAGAGTCGATGAGTTTATGCAAAGGCTAAAATCTATAATGGCGAGCCTTCCCTACGATACAGTAAAAAAAGAAAGCGGAGAAAGCATCTCATTGAGAGAACATAATTTTCAAGTCTGCGTTTATTTGATTTTTGCTTTGATGGGACAGTTTGTCGAAGTTGAAACGCCGTCATCTACAGGAAGAACGGACTGCGTAGTAAAAACCGAAAAGACAATTTATATCTTTGAGTTTAAGTTAAAAGAAAGTGCGGAATCAGCCTTAAAACAAATCAAAGAAAAAAACTATGCTGAAAAGTACAAGGCCGGCAATAAAGAAATCATCCTTATAGGTGTAAGTTTCGATCCTGAAGAAGGTACCGTAAAAGAATGGATTAAAGAAAATATTATCTTTACTCCTTTATAA